From the Streptomyces sp. Sge12 genome, the window CGCCTGGCCCAGGCCGCGGGCGACCGGGCGTACGGGGGCTACGTGCTCGCGGCGTCCATGAGCCACCTCGCGGCCGAACTGGGCAACCCGCGGGAGATCGCGCAGCTGGCACGGGCCGCCCAGGAGGGGACGCGGGGGCAGGTCACGCCGCGGGTCGAGGCCATGTTCTACGCCGCCGAGGCACGCGGGCACGCGCTGCTCGGGGACACCCGGGCGACGGCGGTGCTGTCCGGGCGGGCGGTGAGCGCGCTGGAGCGGGCCGAGCCTGAGTCGGGCGACGACCCGGTGTGGATCCGCCACTTCGACACGGCGTACCTCGCGGACGAGCTGGCGCACTGCCACCGCGACCTGGGGCAGGCGGACGCGGCGGCCCGGCGGGCGGAGGAGGCGCTCCGGGGTCTTCCGGCGGGCAAGGAGCGCCGCCGGGCCATCGGGCTGCTGCTGCTGGCGGCGGCGCAGGTGCAGCAGCGGGAGGTGGAGCAGGCCTGCCAGACGGCGACGAGGGCTGCCGAGCTGCTGGAGGGGCTCCGCTCGAACCGGGGGGTGGAGTACCTGGACGACTTCCGGGCGCGGCTGGATCCGTACCGGGAGGAGGCGGCGGTGCGGGAGTTCGCGGCGCGGCTGGAGGTGACGGCGTAGGTCCGGGCGGCCGGACCGGGTTCGGGGTGCTCTCACGGTGGCGGTGCGTGACGGGGTAGCGTGACCCGACGGTTCCGTAGGGTCGGGCGAGTCGGAGAAGGAGTCCCGGTGACGCAGAGCGGACAAGGGGGCGCCCCCCAGCCGGGTGCCCCGTGGGGTCCGGACGAGGCGTCCGGGTATCCGGCGTACCCGGAGCAGCCGCAGCCGCCGCACCCAGGGGCCGCGTACGGGTACCCGCAGGCCTATCCCGCCCCGGAGGGCGCGCCCGGGCACGTGGTGGGGCCCGGCTACGAGGGTCCGGGGCAGCCGCACGGCTACGGCTACCCGCCGCTGCCCGAGGCGGCGACCCAGTACATCCCGCCGGTGCCCGCGGCTCCCGGGCACGACGAGGGTGCGACGCAGTACATCCCGCCGGTGCCGGCGGCCGCCGCGCACGAGGAGGCGGCGACGCAGTACATCCCGCCGGTGCCGGCCGCTCCCGGGCACGAGGAGGCGGCGACGCAGTACATCCCGCCGGTCCCCGCCGTCGAGGGGTTCGACGGGCTCTTCCGCGGCGACGACGCCGCCGGGCAGACCCAGCACCTGCCGCCCGTGCAGGAGCCCGTGCTGCGGCAGCAGCCGCGGCGGCCCCAGCAGCCCCGCCCGCCGCAGCCGCAACAGCCGCAACAGCCTCAGTACCAGCAGCAGTTCCAGCAGCAGCCGCAGCAGCAGTACGCCCCGCCCCCGCCGCCCCAGGAGCCCGGGCGCCGGGTCTCGCCCGCGATCATCGGCGCGGTGGTCATCGGCCTGGCCGTCGTCGGGCTCGGGGTCGGTTCGCTGCTCGCCGACGGCAAGCCGCAGAACAACGATCCCGGGGCGGTCGCCGCCGCCCCGACCGCGAGCGGCGCCTCCGCGGCCCCCGGTGGCGAGGCTCCCGTGGACCCGGCCCGCCCGCAGGCCGTCCAGCTGGACAAGCTCCTCGCGGACAGCAATGACAGCCGGGCCGCGGTGATCAAGGCCGTGGAGGACATCAAGGGCTGCGCCAATCTCGACCAGGCGGCCGCCGACCTGCGCGACGCGGCCCGTCAGCGCGAGGAGCTCGTCACCCGCCTCCAGGAGCTGAAGCTGGACCGGCTCCCGGACCACGCCAAGCTCTCCGCGTCCCTCACCAAGGCCTGGCAGTCCAGCGCGGACGCCGACGACAGCTACGCGGCCTGGGCCGACGACGTGGACGACGACAAGTGCAAGGACGGCAAGGCCAAGGTCACCAAGAACGCCGCCGACGGCAACAAGTCCAGCGGCGAGGCGACGAAGGCCAAGGAGTCCGCCGCCGCCCTGTGGAACACGATCGCCGGCAAGTACGGCCTGACGAAGCGCGACAAGTCCCAGCTCTGAGGCCGGCGGTGGTGGCCGGGCCGTGCGGCCCGGCCAGGGTCGGGCCCGGTCGGGGCGGCCGGGTCAGGGCGGCCGGGTCAGGGGCGTCCGGGTCAGGGGCGGCCCGGTCAGGCTCGCCCGGCGCCGCTCAGGCCGTGCGCGGGGCCTGCTCCAGGGTCGAGGTCATGTCCAGGGACTGCTCGCCGGGCTGCGCCACGACCCGTCCGGCCTGCACGATCTGGAAGGTGACCTGGCCGTTGACGATGCGGGGGAAGCCGGCGACGGCGCGCATGTCCTGGTAGCGCCAGCTCAGGTCGGGGGTGAGGCCGCCGGTCCTGATCGGCTGTGCCTCGTTCAGCGACCGCTTGACCATGCGGGCGGTGACGGCCTCGTCCTCCTTGAAGCGCTTCAGGATCTCGCCGAGCACGGTGTACGCGATCCAGGTGGTCTGCGCGCCGCTGTCGTCGGGGTCGACGGTGTCGTCGCCGAAGGCGAAGTCGGCGACCACCTTGCGCATCGGCTCCCAGACGGGGTCGGAGGACACCGGGTACCAGCTGGTGAGGTACGCGCCCTCGAAGGGGCTCTCCTTGCCGCCCGTGCGGTCCACCAGGGACTGGCTGACACTGCCCAGCACGGAGGAGATCTGCGGCTTCTTGCGCTGGGTGTCGGTCCGGCGGAAGGCGTCGAAGAAGGTCTCGGTGCGCTCGCCGAGGACCGCGGTGACGCAGCCCTTGTCCTTCTCCTTCTCCTTGCCGCTGCCGCTGGTGTGCGTGAGGGCCTCGCGGGCCTGCTGCCCGAAGTCCGCGGAGTCCTCGGCGGCCCGGATGTCGGCGGCGTCGGCCATCTTGTTGGCCCGCAGTCCGGCGTTGAGCAGGACCGGCAGCGTGTCGCCCGCGATGGTGTCGGGGCGGACCAGCGCGACCTGGTCGCAGGCGCGCCCCAGCTGGTGGCCGGCGCCGGCGATCAGGACGGACTGGCCGCCGTTCACCGGGTAGGACAGCGGCGACTGGAACTCCTCGGAGGAGACTCCGTAGCCGCCGATGAAGGGGATGCCCTCCGCCTCCAGCGGGGCCATGAAGGCGCGCCCGTGCTGGCTGTAGGAGCCGACGACGGCGACGGCCTTCTCGGCGACGGCCTTGCGGGCGCAGTCGGCGGCGCCGGTGGGCGTGTTCTTCTCGTTGCAGGTCAGTACGCGCAGCCTGTACCCATTGATCCCGCCCTTGGAATTCACCCAGCGCTCATAGGCCTTGGCCATGCCGGTCATACCGGGCATGTTGGTTGCTTTGGTGTCTTCCGGGGCGAACGTCATGACGGTGACGGTCTTGCCGGAGCCCCCCGAGCCCCCGGGGAGGGCCCCGCACCCGGCGATGAGACATGCACCCATCACCGTGGCCACGAGGATGCGGGAGGGGGATGCGTCGCGTCGCGAGTCGGTCATGTCCATGCACCATTCCGCCCCGCCGGTAACTGTCGAGTGAGTTGGACACAACATTCGGTGACGCCCAGGTGAATTACGGGGGCGGGCGGTGACGGGCGTTCCGTTCCGTTCCCCCGTGGGCGCTTCAAGATCGCACCGAACGGGAACGTACGATCGAAAGCGTGACATTCGCCCAAGGTTCGAAGAACTCTTCCCGCCGCGGTGGCCGCTCCTCCACCATGGGCGGCATGCCCCTCAATGACATGCCGTGGTGGCGCTGGCGCGGCAACGTGCGCTCGGCGCTGCACATGCTCTCGGATCCGGCCTTCCACGAGGACACCTGGCTGACCGGCGACGAGGCGTACGGGGACGTCACCGACGCCGTGTACCGGCTCGTCGAGGACACCTGGCTCGACAGCTGGTCCGCCGAGAAGTACGTCGGCACGATCTTCCGCGACTCGCAGGAAGCGACCCTCGTC encodes:
- a CDS encoding ABC transporter substrate-binding protein, with protein sequence MTDSRRDASPSRILVATVMGACLIAGCGALPGGSGGSGKTVTVMTFAPEDTKATNMPGMTGMAKAYERWVNSKGGINGYRLRVLTCNEKNTPTGAADCARKAVAEKAVAVVGSYSQHGRAFMAPLEAEGIPFIGGYGVSSEEFQSPLSYPVNGGQSVLIAGAGHQLGRACDQVALVRPDTIAGDTLPVLLNAGLRANKMADAADIRAAEDSADFGQQAREALTHTSGSGKEKEKDKGCVTAVLGERTETFFDAFRRTDTQRKKPQISSVLGSVSQSLVDRTGGKESPFEGAYLTSWYPVSSDPVWEPMRKVVADFAFGDDTVDPDDSGAQTTWIAYTVLGEILKRFKEDEAVTARMVKRSLNEAQPIRTGGLTPDLSWRYQDMRAVAGFPRIVNGQVTFQIVQAGRVVAQPGEQSLDMTSTLEQAPRTA
- a CDS encoding SCO4402 family protein; its protein translation is MGGMPLNDMPWWRWRGNVRSALHMLSDPAFHEDTWLTGDEAYGDVTDAVYRLVEDTWLDSWSAEKYVGTIFRDSQEATLVDLAVLRVLRILHQVGPDAPVSAYLEHHAWPEAVRAAREAHVRLAEADGDDPDVRPTSLDVLRILTRAV